From a region of the Impatiens glandulifera chromosome 4, dImpGla2.1, whole genome shotgun sequence genome:
- the LOC124936769 gene encoding E3 ubiquitin-protein ligase UPL5-like codes for MMPNGSRLVLIVNPEDSVKSVHDYIETLTNIPPTEQRLIHQGEQLQWEQSLLESSVQNNSVLQLFVRNRSTYLLEAWQMGCDLRLFIFDLYKGNATLSSELVNSMLLGFLTKIKDYNGTSVRYLQVFFSLGFTKAIVMLYLSDRPNTEFFSEFIGNIIYICHEGYDNPKSPPHIIYALILFELFKTLRLALHSNHYVNVKWIISNYGVCRNALCSNLKYVQLTWDSKDDNTCWIEDNCQIFFEDIFSFFQDDITMLLNSLSSEIVPPISSSFDQLDEVCYLGDLCVPLQSVIMQQLGLGPLVSLSSAEIELDDRLKCHFKEIKFIYDVCIDLLEKIDVHLEKIENLLSIKSKRELNNFDLPGFYYFSTLKIIHCLSKVYSGASEMFHRKLKERKIALNYLLMYKTKTKEIVAWISEYDDVIDFKSRRKLVRNMFPKLTHVVDDDDGDFVDDDVVMDDVVVDDGNLNTIIIERSKLLEESFNSFSLTSSVVLKSNFSIKFKNEVAHGPGVVREWLFLVCQDIFNPSSNDLFVACPSDLRRVYPNPASKVKSYSRLKYYKFAGNVIGLALQHKIQVGIVFDRVFVNLLAGKTTSLEDIQDADPQFYSSCKKIIEMSADEVDSDVLGLTFVHEFEDEFGSRKVVELCPGGQNVAVNSRNRKQFVDLLIQHVFATSIAQQVARFSDGFSNILLDWEHRQLFFDSLELKNLDKLLLGKGNAISVRDWKIHTLYQVYKKTDPQIVWFWKIVQNMTLEQRRHLMFFWTSVKYLPIDGFCGLERLWIERSFESEDHLPSSHTCFYKLFLPPYSSMDIMKDRLHTIAQEHISNSYGMG; via the exons ATGATGCCCAACGGTAGTAGGTTAGTCCTAATTGTGAATCCAGAGGATTCAGTGAAATCGGTTCACGATTATATCGAGACATTAACCAATATACCACCTACCGAGCAAAGACTGATACATCAAGGAGAACAGCTACAATGGGAACAGTCATTACTTGAATCATCTGTACAAAACAATTCAGTTCTTCAATTGTTCGTCAGAAATCGTAGCACTTATCTCTTAGAAGCCTGGCAAATGGGTTGTGATTTGAGATTATTCATCTTCGATTTGTACAAAGGCAATGCAACCCTTTCTTCAGAGTTGGTAAATTCGATGTTATTGGGGTTCTTAACAAAGATAAAGGATTATAATGGCACATCTGTTAGATATCTTCAAGTATTTTTTTCCTTAGGTTTCACTAAAGCTATAGTAATGCTCTACTTATCTGATAGACCAAACACAGAGTTTTTTTCTGAATTCATTggaaatatcatttatatttgtCACGAAGGGTATGATAATCCAAAGTCTCCTCCACACATCATTTATGCACTcatattgtttgaattattcaaaacaCTCCGTCTAGCTCTTCATAGTAATCACTATGTTAACGTAAAGTGGATCATCAGTAATTATGGGGTTTGTAGGAATGCTCTTTGCTCAAATCTGAAGTATGTCCAACTTACTTGGGATTCAAAGGACGATAATACTTGTTGGATTGAGGATAACTGTCAGATTTTCTTTGAagatattttctcattttttcaaGATGACATCACTATGTTATTGAATAGTTTATCATCTGAAATAGTGCCCCCTATAAGTAGTTCTTTTGATCAATTAGATGAGGTCTGTTATTTGGGAGATTTATGTGTCCCCTTGCAATCTGTGATAATGCAACAACTGGGTTTAGGGCCATTGGTATCTTTGTCATCTGCTGAAATTGAACTTGATGATAGACTTAAGTGTCATTTTAAGGAGATCAAGTTCATTTATGATGTCTGTATTGACTTACTTGAGAAAATTGATGTACATCTTGAAAAAATAGAGAACTTGTTGTCTATCAAATCAAAAAGAGAACTTAATAATTTTGATCTGCCTGGGTTCTATTACTTTTCTACTTTGAAGATCATACATTGTTTATCAAAAGTTTATTCGGGAGCCAGTGAAATGTTTCACAGAAAATTGAAGGAAAGAAAGATTGCACTCAACTACCTATTAATGTATAAGACTAAGACTAAAGAGATAGTAGCATGGATTTCTGAGTACGATGATGTGATTGATTTTAAGTCTAGGAGAAAGTTAGTAAGGAACATGTTTCCCAAACTAAcacatgttgttgatgatgatgatggtgattttgttgatgatgatgttgttaTGGATGATGTCGTTGTTGATGATGGCAACTTGAACACAATTATCATAGAGAGGTCTAAGTTGTTAGAAGAATCAttcaattctttttcccttacAAGTTCGGTAGTGTTGAAAAGTAATTTCtctataaagtttaaaaatgagGTAGCGCATGGTCCAGGTGTAGTTCGAGAATGGTTGTTCTTGGTATGCCAGGATATCTTTAATCCATCATCAAATGACTTATTCGTGGCATGCCCGTCTGATCTCAGAAGAGTTTATCCAAATCCTG CTTCTAAGGTGAAGTCTTATTCACGCcttaagtattataaatttgcTGGAAATGTGATTGGACTTGCATTGCAACATAAGATTCAAGTAGGCATTGTGTTTGATCGTGTTTTTGTCAACCTATTAGCTGGTAAAACTACTTCTCTCGAGGATATTCAAGATGCTGATCCACAGTTCTACAGTAGTTGCAAGAAAATTATTGAGATGAGCGCTGATGAAGTAGATTCTGATGTATTGGGGCTAACGTTTGTGCACGAATTTGAAGATGAATTTGGATCGAGGAAAGTGGTTGAGCTTTGTCCTGGAGGACAAAATGTGGCTGTAAATAGTAGAAATAGAAAACAGTTTGTTGATCTTCTTATTCAACATGTTTTCGCCACATCAATTGCTCAACAGGTGGCCCGATTTTCTGAtggtttttcaaatatattgttGGATTGGGAACACCGACAATTGTTTTTCGATTCTTTAGAGCTGAAGAATCTTGATAAGTTGTTGTTGGGTAAAGGAAATGCTATTTCAGTTAGAGATTGGAAAATACACACTCTTTACCAAGTTTACAAAAAAACTGATCCTCAAATAGTTTGGTTCTGGAAG ATAGTGCAAAACATGACGCTAGAGCAAAGAAGGCACCTCATGTTCTTTTGGACCTCGGTGAAGTATTTACCAATTGATGGATTTTGTGGCTTGGAACGGCTGTGGATTGAAAGATCATTCGAAAGTGAGGATCATCTGCCTTCATCTCATACATGCTTCTACAAACTATTCCTCCCACCATACTCTTCGATGGACATTATGAAGGACCGCTTACATACCATCGCCCAAGAACATATTAGCAACAGTTATGGCATGGGGTGA
- the LOC124934461 gene encoding uncharacterized protein LOC124934461, with amino-acid sequence MWLTLDDIVLQWIYATISQDLLHTIFESDSTIEQAWTRLREIFKINFILVQFPLSKSFPPPSWQIFLVSQLIVNVSKSWSINCRASFYQARSILILEESSLAKQVASGLALTSGVTLVIGVSKTNWS; translated from the exons ATGTGGCTAACTCTCGATGACATTGTGCTTCAGTGGATATATGCTACAATCTCACAAGATCTCCTTCACACGATCTTCGAATCGGACTCTACAATCGAGCAAGCCTGGACACGACTACGTGagatttttaagataaatttcaTTCTCGTACAGTTTCCCTTGAGCAAGAGTTTTCCACCACCATCATGGCAGATTTTCCTAGTGTCTCAGCTTATTGTCAACGTCTCAAAGTCATGGTCGATCAATTGTAGGGCGTCG TTCTACCAAGCACGATCCATTTTGATTTTGGAGGAATCTAGCTTGGCAAAGCAGGTGGCCTCTGGTTTGGCACTAACGTCGGGTGTAACTCTTGTCATCGGCGTGTCTAAAACGAATTGGTCATAG